A single Cucumis melo cultivar AY chromosome 4, USDA_Cmelo_AY_1.0, whole genome shotgun sequence DNA region contains:
- the LOC103502677 gene encoding F-box/LRR-repeat protein 4, whose translation MDSLLCDELIQEIFQKLPSPSSSAVSLVSKRWLRLYRTSKTAISLRLCNLSISSLSSLLSHYPFLSSLSILSAADSTSAPSATSSAQIISEIRRFCSNLKALRFLAGPVSLSSLVSLSSACTHLSSLSINVYRPLNFRWVVNFPGLKSLSVSVISGEGFEIEVNSGDWEWESAEVGVGLGIQSLCLSGLRAGDWGVGWLWRNCKNLRKLQLRSCETVGDGGSFSSFVECLPGLCAVELRTCRSIADGVLMKLAENCRNLTSLLVYDGGSREGLLQFLCQQQSNLESLDLRLPLDLDNEHLVAIATNLQGLSSLRLQSCCLVTGDGLKAISTALSFRLEELALVNCDVVERESGLLATMGQNLKRLKILDLSYNEMLMDKDFISMVISCNSIKELNLRGCKWLTGAAIFALWKNCKELETIDIVQCSKIHANAVELYAINLPKLRQLKVEDDKISNILRNSASRRFVEIVV comes from the exons ATGGATAGCTTACTTTGTGATGAGTTAATTCAAGAAATTTTTCAAAAGCTGCCATCGCCGTCCTCCTCCGCCGTGTCTCTCGTCTCCAAACGGTGGCTTCGCCTCTACCGGACCTCCAAAACTGCCATTTCTCTCCGCCTCTGCAATTTATCTATTTCATCTCTCTCATCTCTTCTCTCACACTATCCCTTTCTCTCTTCCCTTTCGATTCTCTCCGCCGCCGACTCCACCTCCGCGCCGTCTGCCACTTCCTCCGCCCAAATTATCTCCGAAATTCGTCGATTCTGTTCGAATCTCAAGGCTTTGAGATTCCTTGCTGGCCCTGTTTCTCTATCCTCCCTTGTGTCTCTCTCCTCTGCTTGCACTcacctctcttctctatctatTAACGTGTATCGGCCGTTGAATTTCCGGTGGGTAGTTAATTTTCCGGGTTTGAAATCGCTTTCGGTCTCTGTTATATCCGGTGAGGGTTTTGAAATTGAGGTGAATTCTGGCGATTGGGAGTGGGAATCGGCAGAGGTAGGGGTGGGATTGGGGATTCAGAGTCTTTGTTTGTCCGGTCTCCGTGCTGGCGATTGGGGCGTCGGTTGGCTGTGGCGGAACTGCAAGAATCTCCGAAAGTTGCAGCTCCGCAGCTGTGAGACCGTGGGTGACGGCGGGTCGTTTTCGTCGTTCGTCGAGTGCTTGCCGGGGCTTTGTGCGGTGGAGCTGCGAACTTGCCGGAGTATAGCCGACGGCGTTTTGATGAAATTGGCGGAGAATTGCCGGAATTTGACGTCCCTTCTAGTTTATGACGGCGGCAGTCGGGAAG GTCTCCTTCAATTTCTCTGTCAGCAACAAAGTAATCTGGAAAGCCTTGACCTGCGCTTGCCTCTCGACCTCGACAATGAGCATCTCGTCGCCATTGCTACGAACCTTCAAGGTCTCTCGTCTCTTCGGTTGCAGAGTTGTTGTCTCGTCACTGGCGATGGCCTAAAAGCCATTAGTACTGCCCTCAGCTTTCGTCTCGAGGAGTTAGCATTAGTTAATTGCGACGTAGTCGAGAGAGAGTCGGGGTTGTTGGCCACCATGGGACAGAACTTGAAACGATTAAAAATTCTTGACCTATCTTACAATGAGATGTTGATGGACAAAGACTTCATCTCCATGGTCATCTCTTGCAACTCCATTAAAGAGCTCAACCTTAGGGGATGCAAATGGCTGACTGGAGCTGCCATTTTTGCATTGTGGAAGAACTGCAAGGAATTGGAGACCATTGACATTGTTCAATGTTCGAAGATTCATGCCAATGCAGTGGAACTTTATGCCATTAATTTGCCAAAATTGAGACAACTCAAGGTTGAAGACGACAAGATTTCCAATATTTTGAGGAATTCAGCATCCCGCCGATTTGTTGAGATTGTTGTTTGA